A stretch of Ranitomeya variabilis isolate aRanVar5 chromosome 3, aRanVar5.hap1, whole genome shotgun sequence DNA encodes these proteins:
- the DNAJB13 gene encoding dnaJ homolog subfamily B member 13 isoform X2 — MGQDYYSVLEITRSAGDADIKKAYRKWALKYHPLKNKEPSAPHRFRQIAEAYDVLSDPRKKATYDKFGEEGLKGGIPAEFGGPDAWTSGYVYHGNPDKTFKEFFGGDNPFADFFSPDGSEVNTGFGGLRGRGVKKQDPPIERDLYLSLEDLYFGCTKKIKISRRVMNEDGHTSNIRDKILSIDVHPGWKAGTRVTFPKEGDQGPNIVPADIVFIVKEKPHPRFIRQDDDLIHTANIELGKALTGCTVEVETLDDRILNIPINDIVHPKYSKVVPGEGMRTSDRTVKGDLIIQFDIQFPEHLTPEKKQLLRKALLS, encoded by the exons ATGGGGCAGGATTATTACTCGGTGCTGGAGATAACCCGCAGCGCCGGGGATGCCGACATTAAAAAAGC GTACCGGAAGTGGGCACTGAAGTATCATCCGCTGAAAAATAAGGAGCCGTCCGCCCCGCACCGATTCCGCCAGATCGCCGAGGCCTACGATGTTCTCAGTGACC CCAGGAAGAAGGCGACTTACGATAAGTTCGGAGAGGAGGGTCTGAAGGGCGGGATCCCGGCAGAATTCGGGGGTCCGGACGCCTGGACATCTGGGTACGTGTATCACGGGAATCCGGACAAGACCTTCAAGGAGTTTTTTGGGGGAGATAATCCATTTGCAG ACTTTTTCTCACCAGACGGGTCTGAAGTGAATACAGGATTTGGGGGTCTGCGAGGAAGAGGAGTGAAGAAACAGGACCCCCCGATCGAGCGAGATCTCTACCTCTCCCTGGAGGACTTGTATTTTGGATGCACAAAGAAAATCAAAATTTCACGAAGG GTAATGAATGAAGATGGCCACACATCCAACATACGAGATAAGATCCTCTCCATAGATGTTCATCCTGGATGGAAAGCGGGCACCAGGGTCACGTTCCCCAAAGAGGGCGACCAG GGCCCGAACATCGTCCCCGCGGACATCGTGTTTATCGTGAAGGAGAAGCCCCACCCCCGCTTTATACGACAGGACGACGATTTGATCCACACAGCGAACATCGAACTTGGCAAA GCGCTGACAGGCTGCACGGTGGAAGTGGAAACGTTGGATGACCGGATATTAAACATTCCCATCAATGACATCGTACA CCCCAAATACAGTAAAGTGGTCCCCGGGGAGGGGATGCGGACCTCCGACCGCACTGTGAAGGGCGACCTCATTATCCAGTTTGATATCCAGTTTCCAGAACACCTGACGCCAGAGAAGAAGCAGCTGCTCCGGAAAGCCCTCCTGTCCTGA
- the UCP2 gene encoding dicarboxylate carrier SLC25A8: MVGFKPTDVPPTAAVKFIGAGTAACIADLFTFPLDTAKVRLQIQGETKGLVNMKSTQYKGVFGTISTMVKTEGPRSLYNGLVAGLQRQMSFASVRIGLYDSVKQFYTKGSEHVGIGSRLLAGCTTGAMAVAIAQPTDVVKVRFQAQANVSGSRRYKGTMEAYKTIAKEEGVRGLWKGTGPNITRNALVNCTELVTYDIIKDTLLKSNLMSDTLPCHFTSAFGAGFCTTVIASPVDVVKTRYMNSAKGQYKGALNCALTMLRKEGPMAFYKGFMPSFLRLGSWNIVMFVTYEQLKRAMMSARVSWEAPF, translated from the exons ATGGTTGGATTCAAACCCACCGACGTCCCCCCGACTGCCGCAGTGAAGTTCATTGGCGCAGGTACAGCAGCATGTATTGCTGACCTGTTCACCTTCCCTCTGGACACTGCAAAAGTCCGTCTCCAG ATCCAAGGAGAGACCAAGGGCCTGGTCAATATGAAGTCTACCCAGTACAAGGGTGTCTTCGGGACcatctccaccatggtcaagacaGAAGGACCACGGAGCCTCTACAACGGGCTGGTGGCCGGTCTCCAGCGACAGATGAGTTTCGCATCCGTCCGTATCGGACTTTATGACTCTGTCAAGCAATTCTACACCAAAGGATCTGAAC ATGTTGGAATCGGGAGCAGACTCCTCGCTGGTTGCACAACCGGAGCCATGGCCGTGGCAATCGCTCAGCCCACCGATGTGGTGAAGGTGCGCTTCCAAGCTCAGGCCAACGTCTCCGGCTCCAGAAGATACAAGGGAACAATGGAAGCCTATAAGACCATCGCCAAAGAGGAAGGCGTGCGCGGCCTGTGGAAAG GCACCGGCCCCAACATCACTCGAAATGCCTTGGTAAACTGCACGGAGCTGGTGACCTATGACATCATCAAGGACACACTCCTGAAATCCAACCTCATGAGCG ACACCCTCCCGTGTCACTTTACCTCCGCGTTCGGTGCCGGCTTCTGCACCACGGTGATCGCTTCCCCCGTTGATGTAGTGAAGACAAGATACATGAACTCTGCCAAGGGACAGTACAAAGGTGCCCTGAACTGTGCCCTCACCATGCTGCGAAAGGAGGGGCCCATGGCCTTCTACAAGGG GTTCATGCCGTCCTTCCTGAGACTCGGCTCCTGGAACATCGTGATGTTTGTGACCTACGAGCAGCTGAAGAGAGCCATGATGTCCGCCCGCGTCTCCTGGGAGGCTCCTTTCTAG
- the DNAJB13 gene encoding dnaJ homolog subfamily B member 13 isoform X1: MGIHTVIPGQQGVAAAPDHIRSSCTCIRRARADGSCSQLPVQTKGKSNEKDYSSQNLHVTPRQKIEVERLYAAATFRPYVELQARRYRKWALKYHPLKNKEPSAPHRFRQIAEAYDVLSDPRKKATYDKFGEEGLKGGIPAEFGGPDAWTSGYVYHGNPDKTFKEFFGGDNPFADFFSPDGSEVNTGFGGLRGRGVKKQDPPIERDLYLSLEDLYFGCTKKIKISRRVMNEDGHTSNIRDKILSIDVHPGWKAGTRVTFPKEGDQGPNIVPADIVFIVKEKPHPRFIRQDDDLIHTANIELGKALTGCTVEVETLDDRILNIPINDIVHPKYSKVVPGEGMRTSDRTVKGDLIIQFDIQFPEHLTPEKKQLLRKALLS, from the exons ATGGGCATCCATACCGTGATCCCGGGGCAGCAGGGAGTAGCAGCGGCACCGGATCACATTAGGAGCTCTTGTACCTGCATTCGGCGCGCAAGGGCTGACGGAAGTTGTAGTCAGCTCCCAGTACAAACTAAAGGAAAGTCAAACGAAAAGGACTACAGTTCCCAGAACCTCCATGTTACGCCCCGTCAGAAGATCGAAGTGGAACGTTTATATGCTGCTGCCACCTTTAGGCCGTACGTGGAACTACAAGCGAGGAG GTACCGGAAGTGGGCACTGAAGTATCATCCGCTGAAAAATAAGGAGCCGTCCGCCCCGCACCGATTCCGCCAGATCGCCGAGGCCTACGATGTTCTCAGTGACC CCAGGAAGAAGGCGACTTACGATAAGTTCGGAGAGGAGGGTCTGAAGGGCGGGATCCCGGCAGAATTCGGGGGTCCGGACGCCTGGACATCTGGGTACGTGTATCACGGGAATCCGGACAAGACCTTCAAGGAGTTTTTTGGGGGAGATAATCCATTTGCAG ACTTTTTCTCACCAGACGGGTCTGAAGTGAATACAGGATTTGGGGGTCTGCGAGGAAGAGGAGTGAAGAAACAGGACCCCCCGATCGAGCGAGATCTCTACCTCTCCCTGGAGGACTTGTATTTTGGATGCACAAAGAAAATCAAAATTTCACGAAGG GTAATGAATGAAGATGGCCACACATCCAACATACGAGATAAGATCCTCTCCATAGATGTTCATCCTGGATGGAAAGCGGGCACCAGGGTCACGTTCCCCAAAGAGGGCGACCAG GGCCCGAACATCGTCCCCGCGGACATCGTGTTTATCGTGAAGGAGAAGCCCCACCCCCGCTTTATACGACAGGACGACGATTTGATCCACACAGCGAACATCGAACTTGGCAAA GCGCTGACAGGCTGCACGGTGGAAGTGGAAACGTTGGATGACCGGATATTAAACATTCCCATCAATGACATCGTACA CCCCAAATACAGTAAAGTGGTCCCCGGGGAGGGGATGCGGACCTCCGACCGCACTGTGAAGGGCGACCTCATTATCCAGTTTGATATCCAGTTTCCAGAACACCTGACGCCAGAGAAGAAGCAGCTGCTCCGGAAAGCCCTCCTGTCCTGA